The DNA window ATTGGAACTATTTTTGGAAATATGATATTTGTTTTTATTCTATCCTTGATTGGAACAGGGTTTGTGGAAGAAAATAATCAGCAATTTCTTTACTGGGGCTTAGTGCTAGTCGTGCTCATGGCTTGGGGAGCGTATGTCTATTGGAAGAAGGGCTTTAAACGTAAGGAGCAGGCACAGGAATAGAATTTGGTTAAAAAGCTAAAGAAAACGTATAAAAGATGACGTTTGACCTCAGACTAATACAGGGTACGAAGAATTCGTCAGCTTTTTTAGTTCTAATACTTGCCAAAAAAAATAAATGAGAGTATAATCTACTTAAAGTCAAAGATAGTCAAAGTCAAATAAGCAGTAGACTAACCTACAAAACAACAAGACTTACCTACTATTTGCATGGTTCCATGGTTCATCAAGGTCATCAGCAAGCTTGTGTAAGTTAAAGTGGGGGGTTGTGATGAGAAATATTTCAGATATTATTGAATATCATCTCAAACAGAATTTAGAAAAAAGCCAAAAGGGGTATATTGAAATACAGAGAAGTGAATTAGCGGATCAGTTTCAATGTGTACCATCCCAAATTAATTATGTCATCAATACCCGTTTCACTGTCGAGAAAGGCTATTTAGTGGAAAGTAAACGTGGTGGTGGTGGCTTTATTCGCATACGTAAGGTTCAACTGATTCAGAATCAAGATCTGCTTCAAACGATTCTTGAATTGATTGGGGATCATATTAGTCAGGCCACAGCGGAGGATATGCTTGATCGTCTGTTTGATTCACGCATTATCTCAGAGCGTGAGAATAGACTAATGAAGGCAGTGATTCATCGCAATGTGCTATCCTTTCAGGTTCAGGTGCGTGATCAGCTAAGAGCGAAAATGATGCAGGCGATGCTGGTATCTCTCCTTTATAAATAGTAAAGGATAGATGAAGACGACAGTTTTATCAATAAGTAGCCATTTTATTTTATGGATGAATTTATATTATGGATAAGAATGGATTGAGATAGGAGGGGATCAAGGTATGCTTTGTCAGGAATGTCAGGAAAGACAAGCAACGTTGCATTTCACTAAGATTGTTAACGGACAGAAAACAGAGTTTCACATTTGTGAAGTGTGTGCCAAGGAGAAGGGTGATGCCTTACCTGGGATGAATAACAGTTTTTCTATTCATAATCTGCTATCTGGTTTACTAAGCTTTGACACAGCTGGTACGGTGAATCAAAGCCCTACTCAAAAGCTTCAATGTCCAACCTGTGGCCTTACGTTTAGCCAATTTTCAAGAAGTGGTCGCTTTGGCTGTGCCGATTGCTATAAGGAGTTTGGTGATCGCCTGGAGCCGATGCTGCGCAAGGTTCACAGCGGGAATGTATCCCACTTTGGGAAAATCCCTAAGAGATCTGGTAACCTGATTCAGACAAAAAGAGAGATTCAAGATCTCAAGAAAAAGCTGCAGCAATCCATCACGAATGAAGAGTTTGAGCAGTCAGCTAAACTAAGGGATCAAATCAGAGAACTAGAGCATAAGCTTGAGACATAGAGGAGGTGGAAGGAATGTCATTGGAGAAGTTTATCAATCATGCGGTGAGCGACTGGATGAAGGGAGAGGGACCTGACTCAGATATTGTCATTAGCAGCAGGATACGCTTAGCTCGAAATGAAAACGCCATTCCTTTCCCGCTAGTAGCTACAGAGGAACAGCTAGAGCAGGTCATTGCTGACGTATCTAAAGTGGTTCAGAACGTACAGCAGGATCAATCTGACTATTCAATGGGGTCCTTAGAGTTACTACGTATGGACCAGTTAAAAGGGCTTGAGAAGCGTGTATTAGTTGAAAAGCACCTGATTAGTCCTCATTTGGCAGAGGAGTCCTCTCCAGGAGCTGTTGTATTAAGTGAAAATGAGTCCATAAGTATCATGCTTAATGAAGAGGACCATATTCGCATTCAGTGTTTATTTCCAGGCTTTCAATTAGAACGAGCCTGGGAGCAGGCGAACAGTATAGATGATTGGTTTGAGATTCACTTAGACGTAGCGTTTGATGAAAAGCGTGGTTATCTTACAAGCTGTCCAACAAACGTTGGAACAGGGCTCAGGGCATCTGTGATGATGCACCTTCCCGCGTTAGTGATGACACAGCAAATTAACCGGATGCTTCCGGCTATTAACCAGCTTGGCCTAGTAGTGCGTGGTATTTACGGTGAAGGCAGTGACGCATTGGGGAACATTTTTCAAATTTCAAATCAGATCACATTAGGGCGCTCGGAAAGAGAGATAATTGAGGACCTTGGCAATGTAGCCAAACAGTTGATTGAACAAGAACGCCAAGCGCGTCATTCCTTGTTAGAATCCTCCCGCTTACGGCTAGAGGATCGGATTTATCGCTCTTATGGGATTTTATCGAACGCCCGAACGATAGAGTCTACAGAGGCAACACAGCGTTTATCCGATGTACGTTTAGGTATAGATATGGGCTTAATAAAAGGAACATCAGGAACGATACTTAATGAATTAATTGTTTTAACTCAGCCGGGCTTTTTGCAGCAGTATGCAGGTGAAATGCTCTCTGCTGAACAGCGTGATGAACGCAGAGCGAAGCTGATTCGAGAAAGATTAAGATTAGATGAAGATAAAACAAATGAAGGTGGAGGTGTTGAGAAATGATGTTTGGACGTTTTACAGAGAGAGCTCAGAAGGTTTTAGCTTTGGCACAAGAGGAAGCAATGAGATTAAACCATAATAATATTGGAACAGAGCATATTCTATTAGGACTGATTCGTGAAGGGGAAGGAATCGCAGCGAAGGCTTTACTGGCTCTGAATCTAGACTTAGAAAAAATCCAAACAGAGGTTGAAACGCTAATTGGGAAGGGTGAAGAAGGGAATCAAAATATTCACTATACACCTAGAGCAAAAAAGGTTATTGAGTTGTCTATGGATGAGGCTAGAAAGCTTGGCCATACTTACGTAGGAACAGAGCATATTTTACTAGGCTTGATTCGTGAGGGTGAAGGTGTAGCAGCAAGAGTGCTAAATAATCTAGGAGTTAGTTTGAACAAAGCTAGACAGCAAGTCTTGCAACTGCTAGGTTCGAATGAATCCTCTAATCATAGCAATCAGAGCAGTTCATCAGCGTCTGCGAACACTCCTACTTTAGACAGCTTGGCTCGTGATTTAACAGCAGTAGCTAGAGACGAAGGGCTGGATCCGGTAATTGGTAGAAGTAAAGAGATTGAGAGAGTGATCCAGGTTCTCAGTCGTCGTACGAAAAACAATCCTGTGCTAATTGGTGAGCCAGGTGTTGGTAAGACAGCTATTGCAGAGGGCTTAGCTCAGAGTATTGTAAACAATGAGATTCCTGAAACGTTAAGAGATAAGCGAGTCATGACTCTTGATATGGGAACTGTCGTCGCGGGGACTAAATATCGTGGTGAATTTGAGGATCGCTTGAAGAAGATCATGGACGAAATCCGCCAAGCGGGGAACATCATCCTGTTCATTGATGAGCTTCATACCTTGATTGGAGCAGGTGGAGCTGAAGGAGCGATTGACGCTTCAAACATCTTAAAACCAGCGTTAGCTCGTGGCGAATTACAATGTATCGGGGCAACAACGTTAGATGAGTATCGCAAATATATTGAAAAAGATGCGGCGCTAGAAAGGCGCTTCCAGCCAATCACCGTTGATCAGCCATCTACAGAAGAAGCGATCTTGATCCTCCAAGGACTGCGTGATCGTTATGAAGCTCATCACCGTGTGAAGATTACAGATGAAGCAATTGAGCAAGCGGTGAAGCTGTCAGATCGGTATATTACGGATCGCTTCCTTCCAGATAAAGCGATTGACTTGATTGATGAAGCGGCCTCCAAGGTGCGTTTGAAATCCTACACGGCTCCACCGAATTTGAAAGAAATGGAGCAGAAGCTAGAAACGATTAAGAAGGAAAAGGATGCGGCTGTCCAAAGTCAGGAGTTTGAAAAGGCAGCTTCCTTAAGAGATACAGAGCAAAAGCTACGCGAAGAGCTTGAGCAAACGAAAAATGAATGGAAAGAGAAGCAAGGACAGACAGATTCCGAGGTGAATGGTGAAGATATCGCTCAAATCGTTGGAAGCTGGACAGGAGTTCCGGTAAGTAAGCTAGAAGAGGAAGAAACAGAGCGACTGCTGAAAATGGAAGGGATTCTGCATAAGCGTGTCATTGGTCAGGAGGAAGCTGTTAAGGCGGTTTCTAGAGCGATACGTAGAGCTAGAGCAGGTTTGAAGGACCCTAAACGACCAATCGGCTCCTTCATCTTCCTAGGGCCAACGGGAGTAGGTAAAACAGAGCTTGCTAGGGCTGTTGCAGAGAGCTTGTTTGGTGATGAGAATGCTACGATCCGCATCGATATGTCCGAGTATATGGAAAAGCATTCTACGTCTAGATTAGTAGGAGCGCCTCCAGGGTATGTAGGCTTTGATGAAGGTGGTCAATTGACGGAAAAAGTTAGACGCAAGCCATATTCCGTTATTCTACTAGATGAGATAGAAAAAGCTCATCCAGATGTGTTTAACATCCTCCTACAAGTACTAGAGGATGGACGTCTAACAGACTCTAAAGGTAGAACGGTCGATTTCAGAAATACTGTTATTATTATGACTTCAAACGTGGGAGCAGAGATGATTAAGAAGGGAACCTCCCTAGGATTCCAAGCGGCTTCCATGGAGCAAACATATAACAACATGAAGGATAAAGTTATGGGTGAGCTGAAGCGTACGTTCCGTCCAGAATTTTTGAATCGTGTGGATGAATTGATCGTGTTCCATTCTCTTGAAGAAGAGCATATCCAAGAAATTGTGAAGCTTATGGCTCAGCAGCTTCAGGATCGCTTAAAAGAGCAGGAAATCGAGTTTAGCTTAACGGATAGTGCCCTAAAGTTTATTGCTAAAGAAGGCTTTGACCCACAATATGGAGCTAGACCACTTAGAAGGGCGTTACAGCGTCAGGTGGAGGATAAGCTTTCCGAAGAACTGCTCCAAGGAACGGTGAAAAAAGGTGATACGGTCGTTATCGATGAGAAAAAGGGAGAGCTAAAGGTAACGAACAAGACGAAGAAAGTAGCTCAGAAATAATAACTAGTGCATGTCTAGAAGGGTGAATGACTTTTAAAGTTTAGAAGCATAGCTGCACGTGGCTGTAAAAATAAGTCCAAGGTAACGCAGGAAGCAAGTCAAAAGTACCTCAAAAAAGAACACACGGAAAAAAGCAAGAGACCTCTACTCCAAAAAATGCCTAAAACGGTATGATTGGAATAGGGGTCTTTTAATATACTTTTATTTAATGCGGGAAAGTGATACATTTGAAGTAGGTGATCTTATGAGTAAAAGGAAGACAAAATACGTATGTCAAGAATGTGGCTATGAATCTCCAAAGTGGATGGGTAAATGCCCGGGCTGTAACACCTGGAATACGATGGTGGAGGAGCTTGAGCCTACTCGAACGGCGGCAGGAAAGGGAGCCTTCAGAACAGGGGCCGCTCTA is part of the Bacillus horti genome and encodes:
- a CDS encoding CtsR family transcriptional regulator produces the protein MRNISDIIEYHLKQNLEKSQKGYIEIQRSELADQFQCVPSQINYVINTRFTVEKGYLVESKRGGGGFIRIRKVQLIQNQDLLQTILELIGDHISQATAEDMLDRLFDSRIISERENRLMKAVIHRNVLSFQVQVRDQLRAKMMQAMLVSLLYK
- a CDS encoding UvrB/UvrC motif-containing protein, with the protein product MLCQECQERQATLHFTKIVNGQKTEFHICEVCAKEKGDALPGMNNSFSIHNLLSGLLSFDTAGTVNQSPTQKLQCPTCGLTFSQFSRSGRFGCADCYKEFGDRLEPMLRKVHSGNVSHFGKIPKRSGNLIQTKREIQDLKKKLQQSITNEEFEQSAKLRDQIRELEHKLET
- a CDS encoding protein arginine kinase, which translates into the protein MSLEKFINHAVSDWMKGEGPDSDIVISSRIRLARNENAIPFPLVATEEQLEQVIADVSKVVQNVQQDQSDYSMGSLELLRMDQLKGLEKRVLVEKHLISPHLAEESSPGAVVLSENESISIMLNEEDHIRIQCLFPGFQLERAWEQANSIDDWFEIHLDVAFDEKRGYLTSCPTNVGTGLRASVMMHLPALVMTQQINRMLPAINQLGLVVRGIYGEGSDALGNIFQISNQITLGRSEREIIEDLGNVAKQLIEQERQARHSLLESSRLRLEDRIYRSYGILSNARTIESTEATQRLSDVRLGIDMGLIKGTSGTILNELIVLTQPGFLQQYAGEMLSAEQRDERRAKLIRERLRLDEDKTNEGGGVEK
- the clpC gene encoding ATP-dependent protease ATP-binding subunit ClpC, which translates into the protein MMFGRFTERAQKVLALAQEEAMRLNHNNIGTEHILLGLIREGEGIAAKALLALNLDLEKIQTEVETLIGKGEEGNQNIHYTPRAKKVIELSMDEARKLGHTYVGTEHILLGLIREGEGVAARVLNNLGVSLNKARQQVLQLLGSNESSNHSNQSSSSASANTPTLDSLARDLTAVARDEGLDPVIGRSKEIERVIQVLSRRTKNNPVLIGEPGVGKTAIAEGLAQSIVNNEIPETLRDKRVMTLDMGTVVAGTKYRGEFEDRLKKIMDEIRQAGNIILFIDELHTLIGAGGAEGAIDASNILKPALARGELQCIGATTLDEYRKYIEKDAALERRFQPITVDQPSTEEAILILQGLRDRYEAHHRVKITDEAIEQAVKLSDRYITDRFLPDKAIDLIDEAASKVRLKSYTAPPNLKEMEQKLETIKKEKDAAVQSQEFEKAASLRDTEQKLREELEQTKNEWKEKQGQTDSEVNGEDIAQIVGSWTGVPVSKLEEEETERLLKMEGILHKRVIGQEEAVKAVSRAIRRARAGLKDPKRPIGSFIFLGPTGVGKTELARAVAESLFGDENATIRIDMSEYMEKHSTSRLVGAPPGYVGFDEGGQLTEKVRRKPYSVILLDEIEKAHPDVFNILLQVLEDGRLTDSKGRTVDFRNTVIIMTSNVGAEMIKKGTSLGFQAASMEQTYNNMKDKVMGELKRTFRPEFLNRVDELIVFHSLEEEHIQEIVKLMAQQLQDRLKEQEIEFSLTDSALKFIAKEGFDPQYGARPLRRALQRQVEDKLSEELLQGTVKKGDTVVIDEKKGELKVTNKTKKVAQK